GTGGCACCAGAGAAGATGTACATCACCGGGAAGAGCCACAGCATAGCCTTCTGCATGGTCTCGGCCTGTTTGTTCATCGATGCGGCGGGCATGTTGCGCTTCATGTTGAAGTACTGCATAAACCACAGGCAGAAGCACATCAGGAACACGAAGGTACCGATGACCACCTTGCCACTAGTGGCAGCCCTAGAGAAGTTATCGGTCACGCTGACAATGCCGAACACATCGGTTTGGGTGAATTGCTTGGCGGTTGCTACGTCGAACGCGCCCAACGCACCGCGTTTACCGTTGGCAATGTAGGGAATGGCCGACAGCGTATAGAACATGGACATGAACACCGGGCCCTGAATGAGCATAGGCAAGCAGGAGCCAGCCGGATTGGCGTCATTGTCTTGATACAGTTTCATGGTTTCACGGCTCATGGCCTCCTTGGAAGCCTGATCCGTCTTGCCTTTGTACTTGTTCTGGATGCGCTTCATCTTCGGCGCCAACGCCTGCATCTTGCGCATCGACTTCATCTGCTTGCAGAACAGCGGGAAGATACACGCCTGCACCACCAGCACCAGGATGATAATGGCAAGCACCCATGAGACACCAATCGGGCTCATGCCCAGCATCACGAAGAAGTCATGCACGATCTTCATGATCCAGGTCTGTAACCACTCAACGGGAGTCAGGATTTTATATAGAAATCCCCAAAACCCGCTATCAAGCAGAAATTCAT
The window above is part of the Bifidobacterium longum subsp. infantis ATCC 15697 = JCM 1222 = DSM 20088 genome. Proteins encoded here:
- the yidC gene encoding membrane protein insertase YidC, giving the protein MNSNEFLLDSGFWGFLYKILTPVEWLQTWIMKIVHDFFVMLGMSPIGVSWVLAIIILVLVVQACIFPLFCKQMKSMRKMQALAPKMKRIQNKYKGKTDQASKEAMSRETMKLYQDNDANPAGSCLPMLIQGPVFMSMFYTLSAIPYIANGKRGALGAFDVATAKQFTQTDVFGIVSVTDNFSRAATSGKVVIGTFVFLMCFCLWFMQYFNMKRNMPAASMNKQAETMQKAMLWLFPVMYIFSGATMPFAVLVYWLTNNVCNLCRTLWQVYAFPTPGSPAAADKEKRDHRNENARRAKAGLPSLEEEALAKAKEEAERKATHGYQRQQPVRKRRKK